In Aspergillus fumigatus Af293 chromosome 4, whole genome shotgun sequence, one genomic interval encodes:
- a CDS encoding putative C2H2 finger domain protein: MDITTILNRKGSTAAIAAEAQFQQQFVHHNLDPSSSPKMKPEPGVTEASDQQVLSYPSHAPPNHMPNMTQDMRYPPHGQPSSGMRILQNPYVPGAYTGSAQIPGGATPQRADPPPKTFHCSTCGKGFARRSDLARHERIHTGIRPHACDWPGCGKQFIQRSALTVHSRVHTGEKPHMCERCGKPFSDSSSLARHRRIHSGKRPYKCPYANCQKTFTRRTTLTRHQNHHTGTIEEAAAETEANLRQNKERVRAPGDGGFSEHASVHSTPSPAHHPVSIPPPGDLPPLNMPRSAGDYYMGNGSIPPHVRGDFSQASPRSSPTATSPSLSSFSGAPHQRPSMTSHPSGYAPPQPLEPPANSDHRPNSVSGSPHMTSLGWASPSHGSIPSPGSVNDFNYPEPSGPAYPSSMPPHMYFPNSTIRRPTSTEPENYELKPRLGDNGWSTPV; the protein is encoded by the exons ATGGACATCACAACTATTTTGAACAGAAAAGGGTCTACTGCCGCTATCGCAGCAGAAGCTCAATTTCAACAGCAGTTTGTGCATCACAATCTGGATCCTTCCTCATCGCCCAAGATGAAGCCTGAGCCCGGAGTGACGGAAGCTTCCGATCAGCAAGTCCTGTCATATCCTTCGCACGCTCCGCCGAACCATATGCCCAACATGACCCAAGACATGCGGTATCCGCCTCATGGACAACCCAGTAGTGGAATGCGAATTCTGCAGAATCCTTACGTCCCTGGAGCTTATACCGGCAGTGCTCAAATTCCCGGTGGTGCGACGCCCCAACGGGCCGATCCTCCGCCGAAGACCTTCCACTGCTCGACTTGTGGCAAGGGGTTCGCTCGGCGTAGCGACCTCGCTAGACATG AACGAATCCACACGGGGATAAGGCCGCACGCTTGCGATTGGCCCGGCTGTGGGAAGCAATTTATTCAACGTTCGGCTTTGACTGTGCACTCTCGTGTTCATACTGGAGAGAAGCCCCATATGTGCGAGAGATGCGGCAAG CCTTTCAGCGATTCGTCTTCACTGGCCAGACACCGCAGAATCCATTCTGGGAAACGGCCGTACAAGTGTCCTTATGCAAACTGTCAGAAGACGTTCACTCGTCGTACTACCTTGACCCGTCATCAGAATCATCACACGGGAACTATTGAGGAGGCTgctgcagagacagaagccAACCTGAGACAGAACAAAGAGAGGGTAAGGGCACCTGGTGATGGGGGTTTCTCCGAGCACGCCTCTGTTCACTCGACACCTTCCCCTGCACACCATCCTGTGTCCATTCCGCCTCCCGGTGACCTACCACCTCTGAATATGCCTCGTTCTGCTGGCGACTACTACATGGGGAATGGATCTATTCCTCCTCACGTTCGGGGTGATTTCTCGCAGGCCAGTCCTCGCTCCTCGCCGACAGCCACATCGCCGTCTCTCTCGAGCTTCAGCGGTGCGCCGCACCAACGACCATCTATGACATCGCACCCCTCTGGCTACGCGCCCCCTCAGCCACTTGAACCGCCTGCTAATAGCGATCACCGGCCCAACAGTGTTAGCGGAAGTCCGCACATGACGAGTCTGGGCTGGGCCTCTCCGTCTCACGGTAGCATTCCGTCGCCGGGGTCTGTGAATGATTTCAACTATCCTGAGCCAAGTGGTCCAGCTTATCCCAGCTCCATGCCGCCGCACATGTACTTTCCCAACTCGACCATTAGGCGGCCAACGAGCACTGAGCCTGAGAACTACGAACTCAAACCGAGACTGGGGGACAACGGGTGGTCCACTCCCGTGTAA